atataagtacatatcattaataacaatatatactatatatgatatactatatcatttatttcttttaatagataaataatatatataattaaatattttattttgataattaatatatcgggcttttgggtcgggctcgggtcgggcttggacatgcccaaataggcccaaaattttttcgggcctaaatttttaaacccggcccgaacccaaagttgtatttttaatacccaaagcccgacccaaacatggcccatcgggccgggccttgtttaggcccgggcccagttccacccctagctccgcctccgctccgcctccgctctaccggtaagaaaaaaaaaagaacgagagaaacgaagacgaagaggagagagaaagaggaaagagaaaaagtaaaaagggtattttggtcagtttgctgaaaaagtggaccaaatctgcaaaaacgaaaaaggtggcccgattttgcaaaaacccaaaataagtggattttttatgcaaattggcctattttATTTGCAACTTTTAAACTAATTAcactttataaaatattaactcctgtgaaagaaaaaaaaaaatgtaaaacgTAACCGAGATATAAAAGCTTAGATGGAAGATATGGTTTAGACAGAAAGATACTCTTACATGGATGTTTAAGTGTCATCTTCATTCAATTTCAGATTACAATAGCAATATTATCCATTTCAAAAATAGATGTTCGCTATGCATCTTTAATTGCGAAAGTTAAAACCGCAGGGACCAAATCAGTGGTGCTTTATTCAAACTTACGAGGACTAAAAACGTAACTAACGGTGTGCATAACTCAAAGGTCCATCAAAcacataatataatattaatttcatCGAAATATATAAAGTGCCATTACAATATAGAAGGCCAATGCCTTATAACTGGGACCTGATATAGAGTACTGGCCCCACTACTTGATAGGAAGTCCTCGTTGGCTCATATCCCGTtatttcttcttcatcttttccCTTTTATTCTATAATCTCGCTGTTATACAAATATCACGCAGTCTCTCACCTTAAGGTTTCCCAGGAGGCCCTGCAACATCAACAAATGAAGATATATTATTGGATAATATGAAAAGGCTAAATTGGGCAAGTAGTCGCTGAATTTTCAGCGAAGCTTCATTTTGGTCTTTGAACTTTCAATTTCGATATTATTGGTTCCTACACTTTTAAAGTCATGTGTTGCTTCGGTcctttcatatatatactagtatttttacatttttacattAATCCCCTATATATGTACTGTATCTATATATCTATGCACCACGAGCTTATCAACTGTTTTCTTGTTCAATCCTGCCACTCGTTAAGTTATAagttttttagtataaaaattagatttctaAATTGGAAGTATGAAACAGACGAAGAAATGATGAATTCAGAGTGCGAGCAATAACTTTTAATCTAAGATTAGGACTAAAATgaagtatttttaaaagtttaaaacaaaattgaaaaccTACCGGAAGGAAATCTGGTAGCAGGAATGCCTGCAGCAGGCGCTCTGGTATAGGGATTGCCCCGAGTAGTTCCTCTCGTATAATTATAAGGCTCACCCCGTGGTTCATCCATAGTGCCCAATGTATCCTTGTCTCCTACAAGAGTTGCAACATCAATTCCTGATgatatatagataataaattaaacaacAGCACTTAATCAGGTCACTCATCAAAATACAACGCTGCAATAGTCTCACATTGGATAAAAGAATAGTTCTAATTGAAATATGTAACGTCTCAcgccctagtaataataactcggcTTAAACATTCTCAGACCGGCGGTTTGGGTCCGACGAGTTATTTTGCTAGCGAGCCGGATCGTCACAGTTAGTGGAGATGTAATTTGCATTGCATGAAATGCGCGGCTGGTGTCGAAAGCGTGTACTAATTTCTCGTGCAGTGGGACTGCTCAAAATTTGCTGTACCTGAATGCTCAGGTTGTGGCAGGGGCGGAGAAGGTGTCAACCAAGCGTGACGTCCTGCATACGAAGAAGGAAAACGAGGACGAGAAAAGCCATTAGCTACTAGTtcatgtagaaaaaaaatttgtgcgGAGTTTGCTTATGCTTGCTTACACATTCTTCGACAGTTCATTTCACATGTTGAGGTGGAGGGCCTTAACTTAGATGGCTAGTATGATTGGCAAGGAATGTGATATAATTTATGATCAAAAAGTTAATATTAGAGTAACCAAAAAaatgaaaggagaaaaaaaaaaaaaaaagagaattgtaGAACTTTTCAAATGGATTGAGTATTTTTCAATCGATGATGGCAATGATAGAAGACGATGTTAGTATATGAAGCAAACTAACTGAGGGAATGTGGTCAGAATGCATACTCACCGGTCCAAGGAGGCGACGGTGTTAGCCAAATAACTCTAGCAGCTGTTGCAGAGTGGACGAGATAGCCACTCAGTAGCAAGAAGAAGGTTAAGATGGAATAAGCAGCTTTGGTGGCCATCTTAATTCCTCTGATCTATGTTTTTTTACCTTCAATAGAGGGGTGGATTCTCACCTTTTTATAGCCCTTGGGGGGACCTTAGTTCGTTTTGTCATATGTTTCGGTCCGATTGTCAAATTTTCATTAGAAAAAAAGGGTTGCATTTACTGTAGGGATTGAACACACACACATGAGATGAATGAATAAACAGATAGACGGCGCACCAGTGTGCAGATGCATCTGGCGTAGGCAGCGATTCGATTTCATGTGAGACAGCAAGTCGGCTCTGAAAGAGAAAGTAAACGGAAACTTTGACAGAGTCAAAGAGAAATCCAGATCCTATACAATCAAGAACAAAATTCTGGACACAAATTTGAAAGTGTTAAACCAGATATTTTGTATTGGATTCGGAGAGGACGACTATGAAGAAATTTCACTAGCCAATTTGCAACTTACCAAATTAATAACCTCCTATTGGTTCCTGTGGAGAAATTATAGAGAGTAGACAAACTAA
This DNA window, taken from Ananas comosus cultivar F153 linkage group 5, ASM154086v1, whole genome shotgun sequence, encodes the following:
- the LOC109710640 gene encoding uncharacterized protein LOC109710640 isoform X2 codes for the protein MATKAAYSILTFFLLLSGYLVHSATAARVIWLTPSPPWTGRHAWLTPSPPLPQPEHSGDKDTLGTMDEPRGEPYNYTRGTTRGNPYTRAPAAGIPATRFPSGPPGKP
- the LOC109710640 gene encoding uncharacterized protein LOC109710640 isoform X1; translated protein: MATKAAYSILTFFLLLSGYLVHSATAARVIWLTPSPPWTGRHAWLTPSPPLPQPEHSGIDVATLVGDKDTLGTMDEPRGEPYNYTRGTTRGNPYTRAPAAGIPATRFPSGPPGKP